One Hypomesus transpacificus isolate Combined female chromosome 21, fHypTra1, whole genome shotgun sequence genomic region harbors:
- the mchr1a gene encoding melanin-concentrating hormone receptor 1 — MDFLSKSNNTSLIEINSTSTGKEEVPYNHAILPIIFGIICLLGILGNCIVIYTIVKKTKCRAKQTVPDIFIFNLSIVDLLFLLGMPFLIHQLLGNGSWCFGATMCTVVTALDSNSQIVSTYILTAMTLDRYLATVHPIRFNYVRRPCVATAVIVLVWGLSLLTNVPVWMYAGLMPLQDGLVGCALLLPNPAIDIYWFTLYQFVLAFALPLCIICVVFFKIRQHMSTSVAPLPPRSLRVRTQKVTRMAVAICLAFFLCWAPYYTIQLVHLGVQSPSRAFIYAYNIAISLGYANSCINPFLYIILSETFKRQFIMAIRPINRKFRVNPSTTDGSVSLRLAPEGPQQEQGLGDLVPVHVATH, encoded by the exons ATGGATTTTCTTAGCAAGTCTAACAACACATCTCTGATTGAAATTAACTCTACTTCAACAG gcaAGGAAGAGGTCCCGTACAACCACGCTATCCTCCCCATCATCTTTGGCATCATCTGCCTCCTGGGCATCCTTGGCAACTGCATCGTCATCTACACCATTGTCAAGAAGACCAAGTGCCGTGCCAAGCAGACGGTACCTGATATCTTCATCTTCAACCTATCGATTGttgacctcctcttcctcctcggcaTGCCCTTTCTCATCCACCAGTTGCTGGGCAACGGCTCTTGGTGCTTTGGCGCCACCATGTGCACCGTCGTCACGGCGCTCGACTCCAACAGTCAGATCGTGAGCACCTACATCCTCACCGCCATGACCTTGGACCGCTACCTCGCCACCGTCCACCCCATCCGCTTCAACTACGTCCGCAGGCCGTGCGTCGCCACCGCCGTCATCGTCCTCGTGTGGGGGCTGTCCCTGCTCACCAATGTCCCTGTGTGGATGTACGCCGGCCTCATGCCCCTACAGGACGGCTTGGTGGGCTGTGCCCTCCTGCTCCCCAACCCAGCTATCGACATCTACTGGTTCACCCTCTACCAGTTTGTCCTGGCCTTTGCCTTGCCCCTGTGCATCATCTGTGTGGTGTTCTTCAAGATCCGCCAGCACATGTCCACCAGCGTGGCCCCGCTGCCCCCACGCAGCCTGAGGGTGCGGACCCAGAAAGTGACCCGCATGGCAGTGGCTATCTGCCTGGCTTTCTTCCTCTGCTGGGCCCCCTATTACACCATTCAGCTGGTCCACCTGGGGGTGCAGAGCCCCAGCCGGGCCTTCATCTACGCCTACAACATCGCTATTAGCCTGGGCTATGCCAACAGCTGCATTAACCCCTTCCTCTACATCATCCTGAGTGAAACATTCAAGAGGCAGTTCATCATGGCCATCCGGCCAATAAACAGGAAGTTCCGTGTCAACCCCAGCACCACTGATGGCAGCGTTAGCTTGAGGCTAGCTCCAGAGGGACCTCAGCAGGAACAGGGCTTGGGAGATCTGGTGCCGGTCCATGTGGCCACCCACTAA
- the sumo2a gene encoding small ubiquitin like modifier 2a: MADEKPKEVVKTENNEHINLKVAGQDGSVVQFKIKRHTPLNKLMKAYCERQGLTMRQIRFRFDGQPINETDTPSQLEMEDEDTIDVFQQQTGGYPH; this comes from the exons ATGGCAGACGAGAAACCCAAG GAGGTAGTTAAGACTGAGAACAATGAGCACATCAACCTGAAGGTGGCAGGACAGGACGGTTCCGTGGTGCAGTTTAAGATCAAAAGACATACACCTCTCAACAAACTCATGAAGGCATATTGTGAAAGACAG GGATTGACGATGAGACAAATACGGTTTAGATTTGATGGTCAACCCATTAATGAAACAGACACACCATCACAG TTAGAAATGGAGGATGAAGACACAATCGATGTGTTCCAGCAACAAACAGGGGGATATCCTCACTGA
- the grb2a gene encoding growth factor receptor-bound protein 2a, which translates to MEAIAKFDFEATAQDELSFKRGNVLKVLNVNCDNNWYVAELNGKEGLVPKNYIELKPHSWFHGRITRAKAEEILSKQRFDGAFLIRDSESTAGDFSISVRSGNDVQHFKVLRDGAGKYFLWVVKFNSLNELVEYHRTSSVSRSQVIYLKDMKAVAETEVYVQALFDFDPKEPGELGFRRGDIIKVTENTDANWWTGMCHGQVGTFPRNYVTPYNHNT; encoded by the exons ATGGAGGCTATCGCTAAATTCGATTTCGAAGCCACAGCGCAAGATGAACTCAGTTTTAAACGTGGAAACGTACTGAAG GTTTTAAATGTCAATTGTGACAACAACTGGTACGTGGCTGAACTAAATGGAAAAGAAGGCCTTGTTCCCAAAAATTACATCGAGCTGAAACCACACAG TTGGTTCCACGGGAGAATTACGAGGGCCAAGGCGGAGGAGATACTCTCCAAGCAAAGATTTGACGGGGCCTTCCTCATCCGAGACAGCGAGAGCACTGCAGGAGATTTCTCCATTTCTGTCAG GTCGGGTAATGATGTCCAGCACTTTAAAGTCCTCCGTGACGGTGCCGGGAAGTATTTCTTGTGGGTGGTGAAGTTTAACTCTCTCAACGAACTGGTGGAGTATCACCGCACCTCCTCCGTGTCCCGTAGTCAAGTCATTTACCTCAAGGACATGAAGGCCGTCGCTGAGACAGAG GTGTACGTTCAAGCGCTGTTTGACTTCGACCCCAAGGAGCCCGGGGAGCTGGGTTTCCGGCGCGGTGACATCATCAAAGTCACGGAGAACACCGATGCCAACTGGTGGACAGGCATGTGCCACGGCCAGGTGGGCACCTTCCCTCGTAACTACGTCACGCCATACAACCACAACACCTAA
- the jpt1a gene encoding jupiter microtubule associated homolog 1a, protein MTTTTTFQGMDPGSKSSSRVLRPPGGASNISFGAEEKPPARKDKMASSIFDEPEDPHAHRRNNPPGGKPTGVLCGEPSAPLRRGGGQPSNSSSGEAPAGDDDNDVGSADVCVEAEPAPEQRDEAPPSSGAQPGAAGLPSGRRNPPGGKSSLILG, encoded by the exons ATGACGACGACAACCACGTTTCAAGGGATGGATCCTGGCTCTAAAAGCAGTTCCAG AGTCTTGCGTCCTCCAGGTGGAGCTTCTAACATCTCTTTTGGCGCAGAGGAGAAGCCCCCTGCTCGAAAAGACAAGATGGCTTCCAGCATCTTTGATGAACCAGAAGACCCCCATGCTCACCGAAGGAACAACCCACCTG GTGGGAAGCCTACCGGAGTGCTCTGCGGGGAACCCTCGGCCCCcctgaggagaggtggaggccaACCCTCCAACAGCAGCTCTGGAGAGGCACCTGCTGGG GACGATGACAATGACGTCGGCAGTGCTG aCGTCTGCGTGGAGGCGGAGCCGGCTCCAGAGCAGAGGGACGAAGCGCCCCCGTCCTCAGGGGCACAGCCCGGGGCAGCAGGGCTCCCCTCGGGTCGCAGGAACCCCCCCGGGGGCAAGTCGAGCCTCATCCTGGGCTGA
- the gga3a gene encoding ADP-ribosylation factor-binding protein GGA3a, producing MADAEGESLESWLNKATNPSNRQEDWEFIIGFCDQVNKELEGPQISVRLLAHKIQSPQEWEAIQALTVLEACMKNCGRRFHNEVGKFRFLNELIKVVSPKYLGDRVSERVKMKVIEIIFSWTHSLPDEAKISEAYQMLKRQGVVSEDPAVPPEKTLMASPPAHPKNPVFENEEKSKRLAELLKSKKPEDLQEANRLIKNMVKEDEVRAQRASRRSGTLEEVSNSVKLLHEMLSHFSREESTDGDKELIRELYGDCDKLRQTVFKLATETEDNDSSLGDILQASDDLSRVINSYRKIVEGQKINGEMEPAEHSYSQCTKDTSQSEILIDLAGLDLQSPSPPGLTPTVQHPEPSLSIPADLLYGSASSQAFCPAPSDAPSPSKPSTALSLLDEELISLGLNDPVPALSGAVTETPKDDVFSQQLSSQAPHMALDLFGSTTITAPAFSSAPPTSAASPNTLTTASSSVPYPQSSSTVPFPFATSAFPAAPSSATPVSNCPDPISYPQSSSATFLSFPIGSLSASASLSHSGLQDLAMLDLGNPKSMPGMLDPDCLFGIGDAMGGTSSMGIAPSRSSPLPLGIAAPGASSLPTTRPQADDSPLLRSLSPVIPLGLASPGVAPEISLANVHVPLESIRPSKVCPVTAYDKDGIRVLLHFATDCPSGRPDVLVIVVSMLNTAPLPISNVVLQAAVPKSMKVRLQPPSGTELAAFSPILPPAAITQVMLLANPLKDKVRMRYKLTFTLGDQQCTETGEVDQFPPAERWGVL from the exons ATGGCGGATGCGGAAGGGGAGTCGTTGGAGTCGTGGCTCA ACAAAGCCACAAACCCTTCTAACAGACAGGAAGACTGGGAGTTCATAATAGGCTTCTGCGACCAAGTGAATAAGGAGTTGGAAGG GCCACAGATCTCTGTGAGATTGTTGGCTCATAAGATTCAGTCCCCGCAAGAATGGGAGGCAATACAGGCTTTGACG GTACTAGAAGCTTGCATGAAGAACTGTGGCCGACGGTTTCACAACGAAGTGGGGAAATTTCGTTTTTTGAACGAACTTATTAAAGTGGTGTCACCCAAA TACCTAGGAGATCGAGTATCAGAAAGGGTCAAAATGAAAGTGATCGAGATCATCTTCAGTTGGACACACTCTCTACCCGATGAAGCTAAGATCAGTGAAGCTTACCAGATGCTCAAGAGACAGG GTGTCGTCAGCGAGGACCCAGCCGTCCCGCCGGAGAAGACCTTGATGGCTTCGCCCCCGGCTCACCCTAAGAACCCAGTGTTTGAGAACGAGGAGAAGAgtaag CGATTGGCAGAGCTTCTGAAGAGTAAGAAACCAGAGGATTTGCAGGAAGCCAACCGCCTGATCAAGAACATGGTCAAGGAG GATGAGGTGAGGGCCCAGAGGGCCTCCAGGCGCAGCGGCACTCTGGAGGAGGTCAGCAACAGCGTCAAGCTGCTCCACGAGATGCTGAGCCACTTCAGCAGAGAGGAGTCCACCGACGGCGACAAGGAGCTCATCAGG GAGCTATACGGAGACTGTGACAAACTCAGGCAGACCGTGTTTAAGCTGGCCACGGAGACCGAGGACAACGACAGCAGCTTGG GAGACATCCTGCAGGCCAGCGATGACCTCTCCCGCGTCATCAACTCGTATCGGAAGATCGTGGAAGGGCAGAAGATCAACGGAGAGATGGAGCCTGCGGAACATTCCTACTCCCAAT GCACCAAAGATACCAGCCAATCGGAGATTCTGATAGACCTGGCGGGGCTGGACCTCcagagcccctcccctccagggcTGACCCCCACAGTCCAGCACCCAGAGCCCAGTCTCTCCATCCCAGCCGACCTGCTTTACGGCTCTGCCTCCTCCCAGGCCTTTTGTCCTGCTCCCAGCGATGCCCCTAGCCCCAGCAAaccctccacagccctctcccTGCTAGATGAAGAGCTCATCTCTTTAG GCCTTAATGACCCCGTTCCCGCTCTGAGTGGAGCAGTGACAGAGACGCCAAAAGATGACGTCTTCAGTCAGCAATTGTCATCACAG GCACCCCACATGGCTTTGGACCTCTTTGGCAGTACAACCATCACAGCTCCTGCCTTCTCCTCAGCACCGCCAACCTCAGCAGCATCCCCAAACACTTTGACCACAGCCTCTTCATCGGTCCCCTACCCACAATCCTCCAGCACTGTCCCTTTCCCCTTCGCCACCTCTGCGTTCCCTGCAGCCCCCTCGTCCGCGACGCCGGTGTCAAACTGCCCTGACCCGATTAGCTACCCACAATCCTCCAGTGCTACCTTTTTGTCCTTTCCCATTGGTTCTCTGTCGGCCTCCGCCTCCCTCAGCCACAGCGGCCTGCAAGACCTGGCTATGCTGGACCTGGGAAACCCCAAGAG CATGCCTGGTATGTTGGACCCTGATTGCTTGTTTGGGATAGGGGATGCTATGGGTGGGACCTCCAGCATGGGCATTGCACCTTCCAgatccagccctctccccctggGCATAGCAGCACCTGGAGCCTCCAGCCTGCCCACCACCAGGCCCCAGGCAGACGACAGCCCCCTGCTTCGCTCCCTGTCTCCTGTCATCCCTCTGGGCTTGGCCAGCCCAGGCGTGGCCCCGGAGATCTCCCTAGCCAATGTCCACGTTCCCCTGGAGTCTATCAGGCCTA GCAAAGTGTGCCCTGTGACGGCGTACGATAAAGACGGCATCCGGGTTCTTCTCCACTTTGCTACCGACTGTCCCTCTGGCAGGCCCGATGTTCTGGTGATAGTGGTGTCCATGTTGAATACAGCCCCCCTGCCCATCAGCAACGTAGTCCTGCAGGCCGCCGTGCCCAAG TCAATGAAGGTGAGGCTGCAGCCGCCGTCGGGGACGGAGCTAGCGGCATTCAGCCCCATCCTGCCCCCTGCCGCCATCACTCAGGTCATGCTGCTGGCCAATCCGCTGAAG gATAAGGTCCGGATGAGATACAAGCTGACGTTCACTCTGGGAGACCAGCAATGCACGGAAACAGGAGAGGTGGACCAGTTCCCCCCGGCCGAGAGATGGGGGGTTCTATAG